One Trichormus variabilis 0441 genomic window, CCCGTTTCTGCCGTGTAGAGCCAGACATATTTCAGGATATGTATGGTATTGAGTCAGAAGAACTAAATGATTTTGCCATAGAGTGCTGTCGCCAACAAATTGAAGGGGTTTACGGTGACAGAAGTCTAGAAATGCTGCGTTTTGACAAAGCCGTGGGGATTTAAAGTTATGTGAAGCTATTTTTAATCTGAGGCATCATTTTAAAGCTGCTTCCCACCAGTCTGAATCTGACGCAGGTCAAAATCAGGTGCTTCTTCCATCATTCCGCTTGAATATTCCCGTAATGCTTCGGCGATGCGGCGTGCTTCCAAGCGGTCAACACATAGGAAATCAGCAAAACGCCCTTCAGTAATCAAACCTTGATCTAGGGCTTCAATTGCCAAGTGTTGATAGTGGAGTGGCATCATATCAACCCTTTGGGGTATTTCTTCTAAACCAAGTTCCTGCTGCACTTTCCTAACTTTTAATCCCCAAAAACATTTATCGCAGTTGGGCAGCCAGAAGCATTAAAGATTGCTGTGGAAACAGATAAACCTTCCAAACGGTTCACTGGGTTAACAACCCTACTCATATTGATGAACTAAGCAAAACATTCTCAGGTTTAAGTCAAGCCAAATCCGTTGTAAATTGTGTTCACTTAGTAGCTTCCAAAGTATTCAAATAATTGATCAGGATTGTCTAGCCAAGCAGGAGTGTAAATTTCTGCTAGTTTTATCCCGTATTCTTGCTCATCCTCTACATCCATTCCTTGAAAGCTTACATATTCGTCCTCGCTGAGAATGTACGCCGCAAAATCCCGATTTTCAAAACCGTACAATTTACCTCCCTCCTCAAAGCAAGAGTCAGCCGTAGCATCATCAAACACCCGAAGCCTTGCCCAAGTTAATTTATTTGGTAAATCACACTCATACAGCCACCATTCAATAGCAACAATGTGTTTACTCCAGTAAAACTCTTCTTTGGTCACAATATTTGAAGCTTATTAAACTTTAAATTTAGTAAAAAAGATTTTAATGTGCTGAACAACATAATCAACAAACGCGATCGCACTCCTTGAGCTACGACATCGTAGGGAAGTTGCGCCGCATTGGCTCTTAGAAGCCTTATAAATAAAGTTTTATAGGAAAATAATCAAATTTTTCTTAACTCAGTTTCTTACTTGCAGCTAATCAAATAGAAAATTAGCTATATTTTCACAGCAACGCATAGTTTTAAATCTATATAAATGACACTTTAATATTTAATTGGCATCTGGGTGCAATACCGTATTCAATTAACAAATAAACTATTCATACCAGTCGGGGCCTTTGAAGAAGTCCCCATCTGCCCAAAAGGTTTTACAGACCAAAGAACCTTGGCCGGGACTACTGAAATTTTGGGCAGCCCTGAAGTCGGCTGCAATCACAATAGCATCATCCATTTCTACTCCACACAAGTCAGCCGCAGTAAAATCAGTACCACTCAAAATAGTTTCGTTAAGGTTGGCATCTCTGAAGTTAGTCCCTATACAATCTGCACCACTTAGGTCAGCCCCAGACAAATTAGCACCTTCAAGATTAGCAGCAGTCAGGTTAGCACAGAGTAGCCTAGCTCCACTCAAATCAGCATTGCTCAGGTTGGTGCCACTCAAATCAACTCTAATCAAATCAGCTTCACTCAAATCAATAGAGCGCAAATCTTCTCCATCCAGCGTCGAGGAGCTAAATATAATTCCCGAAAAATTTCTTTCTCCAGCTGCGTATCTTTTGAGCAATTTTTCGCTGTTAAGTCTTTCTCTTCTATCTGCCATAAACTAATTCAATCATTCCTAAATTTAAAACACTATC contains:
- a CDS encoding pentapeptide repeat-containing protein; amino-acid sequence: MADRRERLNSEKLLKRYAAGERNFSGIIFSSSTLDGEDLRSIDLSEADLIRVDLSGTNLSNADLSGARLLCANLTAANLEGANLSGADLSGADCIGTNFRDANLNETILSGTDFTAADLCGVEMDDAIVIAADFRAAQNFSSPGQGSLVCKTFWADGDFFKGPDWYE